The following DNA comes from Candidatus Desulfarcum epimagneticum.
CAGATCAGGCACGACGGCCTGAACTTGCAGTAAATTTCCGGATCCCGGCAGTCCGCCCGGTCCGCGTCCACTCGGATTCCGTGTTTCATGCAGACCAGGGCGTTTTGATCGTCGGCTTCCGGGGTGGCGGGTTTTATTTGAGATGGTTTCATCGTCTTTTTTTATTCCAAAAACCGTTTGTCCGCGCTCCAGGCGATCGAGTTTGCGACAAAAAAATCAATGGCGGTTTTGTAAAAACCTGAGGCGGAAAAGACAAAGAAAAGGGTTTTGTCAAGATTCTCCAGTTTTTTGACCT
Coding sequences within:
- a CDS encoding hypothetical protein (Evidence 5 : Unknown function), which translates into the protein MKPSQIKPATPEADDQNALVCMKHGIRVDADRADCRDPEIYCKFRPSCLIWFMRKERKRKEKREKP